AATACAAGCTAATCCAAACACCCTATAAGAGGCTTAGGCCATATTCTATGAGTTTTAACTCTTCCAACAGTGTATAATTAGTCCATTCCACATGCTTCTAAATATCAAATGAATATGCAACAAAGTTAAAATTAACAGAGTTATCTGTGGTGTCACCGACCCCACTCAATTACGTTTAAACCTCTCCTTTCCATTTTGAAGGTAAAGCCCACGAGTTTCCAGATATACAAGATTAGACACAAATAAAACATTACTCACTCCTTTAGATAGCTGCATTACTCATGCTAATTAACAACAGTCTCAATCAATTgatgtttgtttattgaattaGGACGCAATCGTACCAACCATTGTAAGGTAGTACTAGTAACATTTTTCTATCTGAATTCACTGACTACTTGTGCAAGCTGGCGTCCTCCTAGAACCACGTGTTGATCTAGTCTCATAGAGGGTTTCTAGACCATCAACAATGAGACTATGGATCACTGATACCGTGGATCATGCAATCCATGGTTTCACCATATAAAGACACCTCGAAAATGTATCTTGTGGCGTCATCAATTTAATATGAATCCAAGCTATCCCTATTTCTTTACATTCCCAACCAATAATATTTAAGGCTGTGGGGCTACAACATGTAAATAGAAGAGAAACTCTCACTGTAGAGACCCGTACAAGTATAGACAGAACCACACCCTAGAGATTCCATTTCTACCATATTGGTAGCAAGTCATTTATTACTTCtcctattttcttttgtttctatTCTATGTCTGCCTTACTAtcattcccccccccccccaatatATCCTACAACCGGCACGCGTTTTGTGGTTCAAAGATCATATTAAGTGGGTAAATCTttcataataattttttatcaatCTATTAGAGAGAGTTGTGCTAGATGTTGGTTCTATGTCTGTATTTTCAAATGTGGATGAGATTCTATTATAATATACTCAAACCCAGCTTGCTTGATCACACGGGGCTCTTGAAAGGGGGAAAAAATAAACGTACCGGTAAGGGTGGATTGAAAGCAAGTAGGTCGCTTTTGAGAACACCAATGCTAACGGATAGAATCACGTAATTGGCTTCGTAAACGCAACCATCCTCCGTAATCACCTTAACACCATTTCTTGAATGTTGCAATTCACGGACTACCTGCACAAATCCATGTAGAAAATCATGGTTCAGCTCAAAACTCTCCTATGGGGAAGTTAACTGCCTAGTAAAATGAACTCCATAACCCCAAAAAAATCCATGTAGTCCAAAGCAATAATGCCTCCTGAGAATCTGAGCAATCAAGCCTTGAAGTCAACTAACTCAAAGAAGTTTTATTGCAAGGGAATCTGGGGTGATTTATTGCAGCTTTATGTCTGTCGAGTGTTTTGGAAACATTTGTTACCAAAAATGGGTTTTCAATTTCATACATCCCACACCTACCACAACTTCtatatctcattttcatatctacatttttttcttcataaatcTCTATTTTTTTCCGTCAAATTATATATCATAGctctaatttttttcttttatctctatCTCTGTGAGTGATTTGAGGTGTTGATCAAGTTTTTTCCAAGATTTATTACCAACTCTattttttaatgttatttttaagatctaattaacaaattaaaaatatataataaatatatttagttaAATTTATCGTTCATAAACTAAGAGgacctgtaaccaaaaaaaaaaactaagaggGCCATAtataaaaaacagaaaaatatttattacttatctttaagtaattaaaaattaaaatatttaataagaTAATTAAATATCCTTTATTTGTGTTCATAAAACACTAGTTAATTTAATCTTGATATAATTTATAAGGAACTCTAGTGCAGTAACATTCTGCACGAGAAAAAGTAAACAAATTAATAGAATAAAATgtttatttggaaaaaaattgaaatgtaaAAACTAAGAAAATTAGAAGGAAAAAAACTTTGCGCGCCTAATAAATGGAGATATAGACAAGACTCCCTTCTTTCATGTTATTACTCCGTATATGAGATGAAATGACACATCACCTTTGGTGATTGCAATTGGGTCAATTCAAACAGTATGGCCGGTAACAGAAATTGAAACTCCGGGTCCTACAAATTTATGGGATGCAAAAGGATTGAAATAGAAGACATTATTATTTGTGGGTCAAATTTTGCCTGTCAAGTTCCTCTAGGTTTTGGCATGTATCGATGGATGCAATTGAAAATATGCAGTAATGGTCAAATACACCATGTGATCGAAAAACATTTCAGGACAGAATCTATATAGGTATCTTTATACAAAAATGTCACATGCTTTTTTGATTTTTGGTTTAAAGATCAGTTTCCATTCCTGTCTTAAAATTTATCCAACAACCATTCTTATATTAAGTCAAAATTATAACtaatttttcacattttttagCACACGAATATGCTTAATTCAACATAAGGTGAATGAAATGCCGCTTTTTCAATTTACCTTTGATCTGTTTTGATCCcaaattatttcatttcataacATGATCAGGAAGAGACTTTTGATCCCATGAATACTTTCTTGGTGGTTGAATGTTTTGACAGAAAATATAACACAAAATTTAATCAGGTCAATGTATAAAAAATGTAGACAATTTTGAAGGCATGCGGTAATAAAAGAAAGTTATCATGGTTTATGAACAAAAGTTCAATTGTTTTTGGATTCCTCTGTGTTCTTTTAGCACACGAATTTTAAGAAAGATTTTTCCCCACATGCTTCACAGTTGACCATATTATGAACTTCTAGTATTTAATAATAACACACCAACCAATTAATTCAATCCTTGAATTACAAAAGGGAAAAGGTACGCCTGGAAGTTATTGTCATCGTCTATAATAAATAAAGGCTTTGTATCATGCGACAAATCACATATCCattattttaaattcaaactcgtttatctcaaatgtgattggatgatgagttatttaacccaaactttatcatgagtcatttagacattCCCTATAATAATGTGGTACGTCGATCAAAAGCTTCACGACAAAGTAGGGGAGTTGACACCAtaacaaagagaaagagatgCGTGACAGAAAGGTGGCACACTGATttacaagaaagaaaaaaacaataaacaGTTCTGAAAAGTCATTATCTACACACTCTAAAAGTGTGACAACAAAACACAATACACTATACTAATACTGCAATAAGACAACTAAAAATAGAAGGCAGCGAATGCAAAATTGCAAACAAAGTGAGATTTTTTCACTAGGGGCAAATCAAATGGTTAAGCAAGCAAAATCATGAGTACCTTGTTGAGTTTGAGACGATCGTCCAAGATTCTACCCTCGGATGTGAAGAGAAATTCTTCAGCCATTTTGTACAGCAAGTAATCGTACCCTCTTTCATCTGCAACCAAAAATTCTTTCTCCCCATAGTCTACATAGGTAGCTATTGGTTCCACCTCTGCACCCAAAAAAAATCCCCAGTTTTAGAACAGAGGCGGGCATAAAATTGATTGCCTATTTGGTTTCAATTCTAGCACAATTAGACGTTGATTCATCGTACCAAAAATAGCTATTTATTACTTCTATTAAATGTGAATCCATTTAGATTTTTCAAATACACTGAAGCATAGTAATAAGCTGCTTCGGCTCCTCTATAATGTAGTAAATTTACTTTACATGGTAAAGTAAGCATCGCAACCTTTAACATGTAAagtaagttattttattttagaatagTCAAATCAGAAACAGCGATCAaagaacatttttttataaaaaaaaattgaattaaagaaTCCTTTTTCAATATCAATGAATGTGAGCTGAGCTGGAAAAAATGACACTATTTGATTATTACAAATCACAAGCataaaattgattaattttttcaatCCCTCTTTAGTTTTACAGAACAAACAAGCCAGCAAAATAACAGTGAAAATTAAACTGAACCTACCAGGCATTTCGAAATCATGAAGGATGAAATCAATGGCGAGTTCTATTGGAGTCTCCGGCGACCTGAAATGGAaagtgagaagaaaaaaaaaagcttaaaagaccaaaagcaaagaagaaaaaggaaaaacacaTTTCAAAAAGGAAATAATTGAATGCATCATGATTGCATATagaataacaattttttttgcgGCTGAAAACGACGCCGTGAGATTTGAACTTACGGTGGCAGTTTCGTTAGTTTGAAGCCATCATTGCCCCCGTcgttatcatcatcatcatcatcgccgCCGCCATATCCGTCGGCTTCGAATTTTGCTTCTTCTTGATTCCTCAGCTTCTGAATCGCTGAGTCAACCGCTTTTTGGTACGAGTCAGCAGCGATTCCACTCGGAAAGATCTTCCCACTGCAACAACAACTCCACAAAACTCAGCAAAGTGAATGTCATGAAAAACAGAGCAGAAACGAAACGGCGTCGTTCACACCAAAACGGCACGAAAACCGAACGAAACGACGTCGTCGTTGTCATACTGAAACGGTTACCGAAGAAAATTGGAGAAAATGGATTTGAATTTGGGACCTGCGATCGTAGATATTGTAGCGAGCATTGCTGTAGTCGGAGAAGCAAGTTCGGAGGCCGTGTTCGGCGGCGAGTTCCCAAATCGGATTGATTTTTCGGCCGCCGACGCCGACGATCCAACCGGCACCGAGCTCCGCCGACACACCGCCGAAAGGCTCCTTGCGGATCCTGCCGCCGATGCGGTCGGAGGCCTCGAGGATCACCAGGTCCTCCACGCCGTTCTCCGCCAGCACCTTCGCCGCCGTGATACCTCCAAatcagagaaagaaagaaaaaaaatcatgtagtTGAAATTAGAAACGGTGGTGGAATTGAGTGAGTTCGGTGAATGGTGAGCGGTTGCGGCGGCGGAACTTACCGGAGATTCCGGCGCCGACGACGATGACGGAGGAGCGAGAGCGAGAGTGAGAGGGGGAATCCATCAACGTGCGATTATtttgcgagagagagagagatagagagaagaaGAGCACAAGTGTGTTTATGTGAGTTTGATACGAGCTGGAAATTGTAGCGGGAGTCTGTTTATATAGGTATTTTATGCCCCTTTTgctgtgttttttttatattctaaATCACAGGTGCTACTCATGTTATCAGCCAAATGTTATCATCttagtggattttttttttcagattttaaataagtttttcatttttactCATTCCCACCGGATTTTCTTTTCTCATGGGAAAATAGAAAATCTAATACTGACGACTACGACGACGGCTGATATGTGGCAGGATGACATAGGTTGTGAAAAGTTTATTGATGACATTCGCCGACGATTTCAGCCGTCTCTCACCAACCATTTTTCAACGGCTTTGGTCGTCGGTAAAGTGATCAGCCAAAAAATTTATGACACTGTTCATTACAGATGGGCAAAACTGTCGGTAGCTTAACCATTTTATAGGTTATCGATGGTTCAAGTCGTTGGTAATATGTGGGTTTGCAAGTCACTACCTAGCAGGTTACAGTTTGTAATGTATTAATCAATTTTAACCGTTGGATAAATATCTTATTTAGTAAATGCGGTTATTTTGTAGTCATTGAGAGCATATATAAGAATAGGAAACTTAATGGTGTGTATCATCTTTTCACGAAGGGCTCAAAGAATTCAAAAAATATCTTTCCCACCAACAAAGCACTTTCATTGGAATGTGTTCTTTTCATCGAATCTAGTTAGTTACTAACGGTGATGATCGTGGCTAATTTACCAACGATTGGAGCGACGAACAAAGTCGTCAATAATATAGCGAAAAAAATTCATCGGGGAAGTAGTGACCATTTTTTAGAAATCGTCGGTAATATTTTCCAACCGGGCTAATACCTATTGTTTTTTGGCCATCGTTACTTGTCGGTAAAACAACGACGACTTTTTACCGTCACATTAACTTTTTTCTTGTAGTTTTTCTTCTTGATTCTTCACAAATGTAATTCGTTGTTCCCTCTCTTTACTCGCTACACTCTGGATATGTTGAATGTTGCGAAATATAAATTGTTTAAATTACAAAAAATaggattaaaatatttttttttctataacttatacatcataatttaaaattatctaTATAAAAAATTGTATATTGTTTCGTTCTTGAAAAATTATGTTTGATTGATAATAGTCTTTATGACATCGTGAACcacttttgaaatatttttcacTCGGTTACTAGCCGACGTGGCAATCTTAGTAACATATATAGGTCTCAACGAATAAATTTATCTACAGCTTCATTCCTTTAAAATTTTGTTTCACCAAATTTAGTTATTCTCCATTTTCTtcccttctttctcttcctcctccgtTTAGCCCACGAGAAGGTTTGAGTGTGTTGGTTTGCCCGAAAAAATGGTtttggaggaggaagaggaaaaagAGAGGAAAAGCTAGAAGTACTAAGTTTGATGAAAGAGAATTCTGAAAGACTTTAAATGTCGAAAAAATTATACATGAACACATATATTTGACTATGATTGAGACTTATATTTGAACAGGTAAAAAATATTTCTATTTTTATGACGTCATGATACTATTTTcaatcaaacaatttttttttagaactaAAAACTATAcaattttttatacatttttccctccgtttcaaaatataaattgtTTTAGTATATATACTATGttttaaaatataagttgttttacaAATTTAAAACACTGTTCTCACTTTTTTCCTTCTACACActgatttaatattatatctcttaccTATCACTTCAAACTTGtatctatcacaactctcactatATACTTAACTAATAATTACATTTTTCTTCCTTAATTTAATTTCaactttaaataaaaatattttaataaaaatatttttgtgaAACAATGAGTGCTTAATACTCATAGATAATCTTAAACGAGTTATATTGTGGGAGTGATATTTTTTACAAATCACAACTATCAATACCATCTACCGTGATAATCTTGTGCAAGAAAGAAATATTTATAGTATATGGTGCCATGGTGGGACTAGCTATCATTTCGGGTAGTGTGTACcaatttattttcctatttttgAGTATGatgattaacaatttaacattctttcaaaaaaaaaagattaacaaTTTAACATGGCTTCTGTGATCCTTATCTATTTTGGGTCCAAGAAGGTTTGCCAACGCGGCTTTGATTTTGGACGGTATAAGTTATGGGAGGTGCTAGAGGCCTAGAGCACTTACCATAACTATCACGATTTTTTTTCGAACAAAAAAACCCATCACCACTtgcaaattaaaaataatagcaATCATGTTGAGATACGCAAAAACATTACCTTGATTTTGAGTGTTTTCATTGACCCTTTTGTGGTGGTAACAATATTGTTGTAACATGAGTCTCAAGTGTTGGTGTAAGTGAAAATTGGACGGTCATCACTCCTATAACCGCTTTTCTCTTTGGagtatatacacacctcttcacttctttttcaccttcatttttatctatttatcttttctttatcaatcaaatcacctatcacatctttactttctctctcatttctttctatctctctcttcctccacctctccacacctcaaaaatgaggtgtgaacatATAATTATTCATTATCAATTAAACCATTAACTTTTTCTTTAAGTTGAGTtatttcctttcaaaaaaaaaaatgagttatTTCATTACatgcatttcaaaaaaaaaagttatttcatTACATGAATCTATCCTCTAAAGTTTTTCATTTTAGAAAGCATAAGGTTTTCTTTCTTACATTTATCAAgttcttataaaaatgttttCATTAGAGTTCTGTATTCAAAGGAAAGGGTATGAGAATCATTAAGAAGTTTTTCATAAGCTTCTAGAAGGGACTCATTCGTTACCTGATCCTAATCATCTTCGTCTGATATGTCTTGAGAGACTTGAATGGTACATGGCTTTCCTTTCCTTAATTCCTTCTTCATCACTTGTTCCTTCCTCAAAATCTTCACCATTGTCTAATGATACCTCAATCTTGAAAGTTTTGTTCTTGGTTCTTGATTTGAAGGCTATGGATTTGTTCGCCTTTCCTCCTTCATTCTCTCTTAGCTCACTTTCATGAACTTTAAGAGGCTGCCTCTACGGTGGGAttattttgattttggtccATGGTGGTCCAATTTCACTTTTAGGTAAGAAGACAAAAATGCCCtcttttccacaaattttttcCATCTTTCTCCTCCACCcacacttcttcttcctctgattgtTTTTTAGTCAAAGCACAGATTTACTCAAAATTCAACAACATGAAATTCAAGCACAGGTTTGGAGGTTTAGGTTTGGCCATGGCAGCAAGTGGAAGTAGTAGCAGCAGCTCCAAAGAACTTGATCGAACACCAACATGGGTTGTTGATGCTGTTTGCACTGTTTTCATCTTGATTTCCATCACCCTCGAGAAGAGTCTTCACAAATCAAGATGATGGaaacctgttgttgttgttgttctcccCTTCTCTCCCAACGACCACCACACACTGCAATAGATCCCAGATCGGAGCTCCTCTGTCATCATCGTTGCTCCTTGACAGCGGCACCTCTTCACCGGTGCTGGGTTTGGATATGGGTTTTTGGTGGAAAAGAGGTTTGAAGATGAGGACTTGGGGTTCTGTTGTGATAGAGGCTGAAGAAGGCCAAGAGGAGTTGCAATGGAGGTCCATGGTGATGGAGGCGCTGCCATGGGAGGGACAAAAAGGGGTGGGCGGCGACCGGTAGGTTTTCAGAGGTAAGAGGTCAGAGATAAGGTGAGGAGGGTGTTTTGGTACATttaataaatgaatttttttattgttaattaatcTGAACCGTTAATATTAAAAAACGTATATCTAACGGTGGATATAAATTGCTCCACGGTGGTCCAGTTTCAAAACTGTCCCACCGTAGGTGAAACCACTTTAAGAGATCCCAAGAGTTCATCCAGCTTTAAGGTGTTGAGATTCTTAGCTTGATGGATAAATGTGAACATAGTCACCATTGTCATATACTCTTATAAGATTTCTCAAACCGTTGATGAGAGTTTGAAATGTGGAAAAAGTTTGaacaatttcatttttcttcatcttGAATATCATATTGATGAACTAGCAAATCATTCTAATTCTTATTGATGTTAGAAGTTGttggggagacaggggagcctaTGGGCCGAGGAgtaagacaccaagagatatcgacaccacatcttaacccaaaacatTAAGGcataggtttatgggtcacatctcttataaattATCATCCTCACCCGCactaaccaatgtgggactacaactccacacttgaattctcaacaatttcCCCCTCAAATGCGAgtcacctccacattatcatgACCCCTTCCGCGGAAGCATATCCACCCTTGTACTGTCGTTCGCTGATCAACGGAACCCGCGGCCTAGCCACACTggtaggaagactttcgacacaaggagtactttttgttgataaaaaaaacaaggagtcgttaccatggtcccacgaaccatggGTTCTGATAGGTTTacgggtcacatctcttatataTTCTCATCCTCAcccatacttaaccaatgtgggactctaactcCACACTTAAATTCTCAACAGAAGTTCGCTCATGAACAATGGCTAAGGTGTCCCACTTTTCTTTGGCAGTTGAAAAATCATTGACCTTTCCGTACTCAACTTGACTCAAGGAACAAGTAAGGAAAAGCTTATCCCTTGAATTTATTTGATTCTTGGTCCTTTGATCAAGTTTCGATTTTATTATAGGAATGAGTTCACGGGTTTCTTCATTGGTTGAGACATAGTTTCCTATTTCTATGACATCCCACATCACATGGCTTGTGGACTCAATGAAAATCTGCATTCTTTGCTTCCAATGCCCATAGTTGCTTCCATTAAAGAAGGGTATAAATTATTGTTGTCTTGTGCGGCCATTGTATATATACACTTGTTAGAATGTTCAGTTCAGAGGCAAGCTCTAGAGCCAACtgaaatataaaaaagtaaCACAAAGAAGAGGTTGAACTTTGTATTGAACATTTGGCAAAACTGAGCCACTAAACTTACATGTTTTTGAAAACCGTTTCATAAAATCATTTTGTTAGTTGCGACGGAAAATGTAAAGAGTAAATAACAAACAGATATGAGATAGAAAAAACATATGAGAGTTTTTTCCTTGGTTCGCCTTTAAATATTGTCCTACGTCCATTCCTTGGTGTCCCACCAAGAATATCCACTAACCATACCAGTATTCTTCAAGACTTCTCCTCTTACAAGTATTATTTAAGAATTCTACTTCAACAAATATTTTTAAGGACTTCTCATTTCACGTCTGATAATTCAAGTTGTAAGAGTTAGGAGACATGTGGGTTGAGGAAGGTCCAGAGATCAACCCTGGATGGTGCAATTTATCCTTCCGatgtacaaaagaaaatgacttcTCATTTCACAATTTCACAAGTATTTGTACAAAACTTTACCTATCACAAAATAAGAAAGTGTGAGTTTTGTTCTACTAGAAGTTCTCTAGCAAGAGATGATAGTACGTAGAGAGTTCAAGCTCAAGTACTCTTGTGTATGTGCTAAGTGATAAAAAGTAAAATGCACACTCAGACTATTACAACAACGAAATATTGAAAGACTTTTTCCAGATAAACAACTACAACTCGTGTAAATAAGCAATTGAAAATTCTTGTCTTCAAATTTTTTAAGTCCTCTAT
This portion of the Lotus japonicus ecotype B-129 chromosome 3, LjGifu_v1.2 genome encodes:
- the LOC130748083 gene encoding polyamine oxidase 1 isoform X1 is translated as MDSPSHSRSRSSVIVVGAGISGITAAKVLAENGVEDLVILEASDRIGGRIRKEPFGGVSAELGAGWIVGVGGRKINPIWELAAEHGLRTCFSDYSNARYNIYDRSGKIFPSGIAADSYQKAVDSAIQKLRNQEEAKFEADGYGGGDDDDDDNDGGNDGFKLTKLPPSPETPIELAIDFILHDFEMPEVEPIATYVDYGEKEFLVADERGYDYLLYKMAEEFLFTSEGRILDDRLKLNKVVRELQHSRNGVKVITEDGCVYEANYVILSVSIGVLKSDLLAFNPPLPRWKLEAFKKCDVMVYTKIFLKFPYKFWPSGPEKEFFIYAHERRGYYTFWQHMENAYPGSNILVVTITNGESKRVEAQSDEDTLREAMAVLRDMFGPDIPDAIDILVPRWWNNRFQRGSYSNYPIISNRKVCRNIKAPVDHIFFTGEHTSEKFSGYVHGAYLAGIDTSKSLLEEMRKDKETKSENQTLLLEPLLALTGSLTMSKPETVSNIHKCDIPTQLYLSGKLGIPEAIL
- the LOC130748083 gene encoding polyamine oxidase 1 isoform X2, which gives rise to MDSPSHSRSRSSVIVVGAGISGITAAKVLAENGVEDLVILEASDRIGGRIRKEPFGGVSAELGAGWIVGVGGRKINPIWELAAEHGLRTCFSDYSNARYNIYDRSGKIFPSGIAADSYQKAVDSAIQKLRNQEEAKFEADGYGGGDDDDDDNDGGNDGFKLTKLPPSPETPIELAIDFILHDFEMPEVEPIATYVDYGEKEFLVADERGYDYLLYKMAEEFLFTSEGRILDDRLKLNKRWKLEAFKKCDVMVYTKIFLKFPYKFWPSGPEKEFFIYAHERRGYYTFWQHMENAYPGSNILVVTITNGESKRVEAQSDEDTLREAMAVLRDMFGPDIPDAIDILVPRWWNNRFQRGSYSNYPIISNRKVCRNIKAPVDHIFFTGEHTSEKFSGYVHGAYLAGIDTSKSLLEEMRKDKETKSENQTLLLEPLLALTGSLTMSKPETVSNIHKCDIPTQLYLSGKLGIPEAIL